The proteins below are encoded in one region of Amycolatopsis magusensis:
- the fahA gene encoding fumarylacetoacetase: MTVIELPDGSPFGHDNLPYGVFSRPGEAVSSRRVGVRLGDSVVDLAILLGEDDFAAPTLNPFLAQGRPRWDEVRARLGELLAGDVPDEAVHPVAEVELHLPFEVADYVDFYASEHHAANLGRLFRPDSEPLMPNWKHLPVGYHGRAGTVLVSGTEIVRPCGQRKAPDETAPTYGPSRRLDIEAELGFVVGAGSPLGGRIGVDEFDDHVFGAVLVNDWSARDLQAWEYVPLGPHLGKSFATSISPWVVPMAALAAARVPLPGQDPEPLPYLRGGDWGLDIDLAVEWNGETVARPPYREMYWSPAQMLAHLTVNGASARTGDLFASGTISGPEKHQRGAFIELTWGGREPITVKGEDRTFLVDGDEVTITATAPSPTGRRIGFGEVTGKIRPAVE; this comes from the coding sequence ATGACCGTCATCGAGCTCCCGGACGGCTCGCCGTTCGGCCACGACAACCTGCCGTACGGGGTGTTCTCGCGGCCCGGCGAAGCAGTGTCTTCCCGGCGGGTCGGCGTCCGCCTCGGCGACTCCGTCGTGGACCTGGCGATCCTGCTCGGCGAAGATGATTTTGCCGCTCCCACGCTGAACCCGTTCCTCGCGCAGGGCCGCCCCCGCTGGGACGAGGTGCGTGCCCGGCTCGGTGAACTGCTCGCCGGTGACGTCCCCGATGAGGCGGTCCACCCGGTCGCCGAAGTGGAACTGCACCTGCCGTTCGAGGTCGCGGACTACGTGGACTTCTACGCCTCCGAGCACCACGCCGCCAACCTCGGGCGGCTGTTCCGGCCGGATTCCGAGCCGTTGATGCCGAACTGGAAGCACCTGCCCGTGGGCTACCACGGCCGCGCCGGCACCGTGCTGGTCTCCGGCACCGAGATCGTGCGCCCGTGTGGTCAGCGCAAGGCGCCGGACGAGACCGCGCCGACCTACGGGCCGAGCCGCCGCCTGGACATCGAGGCCGAACTCGGGTTCGTCGTCGGTGCCGGTTCGCCGTTGGGCGGGCGCATCGGCGTGGACGAGTTCGACGACCACGTCTTCGGCGCGGTGCTGGTCAACGACTGGTCCGCCCGCGACCTGCAGGCCTGGGAGTACGTGCCGCTCGGTCCGCACCTGGGCAAGAGCTTCGCCACCTCGATCTCGCCGTGGGTGGTGCCGATGGCCGCGCTCGCCGCCGCCCGCGTCCCGCTGCCCGGCCAGGACCCCGAGCCGCTGCCGTACCTGCGTGGCGGGGACTGGGGGCTGGACATCGACCTGGCCGTTGAGTGGAACGGCGAAACGGTGGCGCGCCCGCCGTACCGGGAGATGTACTGGTCGCCCGCGCAGATGCTGGCCCACCTGACGGTCAACGGCGCGTCGGCCCGTACCGGTGACCTGTTCGCCTCCGGCACCATCTCCGGCCCGGAAAAGCACCAGCGCGGCGCGTTCATCGAACTCACCTGGGGCGGCCGCGAACCGATCACCGTCAAGGGCGAAGACCGCACCTTCCTCGTCGATGGCGACGAGGTCACCATCACCGCCACCGCCCCCAGCCCCACCGGACGCCGAATCGGCTTCGGCGAGGTCACCGGCAAGATCCGGCCCGCCGTGGAGTGA